agttctccctgtgttgcccaggctagtcttgaactcctgggataaaccaatcctcccacctcggcctcccaaagtgttgggattataggtgtaagccaccaagcccagccaaatCATTACTTTTAAATGATAGTAACATGGCAGAAAACTCAAAAACTTTATAGTTTTAGTACCTTTTATAAGGCACTACAGTGAAAATTAAGTTTCATGATCTCCTCAAGCCCCATTCACTTTCAGTACATTTTGGATGGCTAGATGACTGGTTGATAGTGACGGGAGTGGAGATTAGGGGGACACTAAACATCAGATTTATGGAGCTCTAGTTTGAAGTAAGTAATCTatgcttaaaataaaacttcacagttattttttaaaaatacaactcacagccaggcgcagtggctcacgcctgtaatcccagcactttgagaggccgaggtgagtggatcaccagATCaaggattcgagaccagcctggccaacatggtgaaaccccgtctctactaaaaatacaaaaagtagccgggcatggcacatgcctgtaatcccagctactcaggaggctgaggcaggagaatcgcttgaacccgagaggcagaggttgcagcgagccgagattgcaccactgcactccagcctgggcaacaaaggaagactccatctcaaaaaaatatataactcactttgggagatcaagatgggtagatcactggagctcaggagttcgagacttctgaaaataaaatataagtttatttttcttttttttttgagacagagtctcactctgtcacccaggctggaatgcagtggtgcgatctcggttcacttcaacctccacctcctaggttcaagcgattcttctgcctcagcctcctgagtagctgagattacaggcacccaccaccatccctggctaatttttgtattttcagtagagacagggtttcaccaagttggccaggctggtcttgaactcctgacctcaggtgatcagccctcatcggcctcccaaagtgctgggattacaggcatgagccaccatacccagcctaaactttatttttcaacattagCTCCATCAAGTTCAAAACACATTTGTAAGcaatgataccagccatttagtccatctCTAAAGAACTTAAGGTCTTTGGAATTTAAGCATGTCaatgcagtctctctctctctctctctatatatatatatataattaattatatataaataatatataatatataataatatataatatatataataatatataatatataatatataatatatataataatatataatatataataatatattatatataataatatataatatataataatatattataaataatatatataatatattatatataacaatatattatataataatatatataatatataatatataataatatatataatatataatatataataatatattatataataatatatataatatataataatatattatataataatatatataatatataataatatattatataataatatatataatatataataatatattatataataatatatataatatataataatatattatataataatatatataatatataataatatattatataataatatatataatatataataatatattatataataatatatataatatataataatatattatataataatatatataatatataataatatattatataatatataatatataataatatattatataataatatatatattatataataatatatataatatataataatatattataaataatatatataatatataatatataataatatattatataataatatataatatataatatataataatatattatataataatatatataatatataatatataataatatatataatatataatatataataatatattatataataatatatataatatataatatataataatatatataatatataatatataataatatattatataataatatatataatatataatatataataatatattatataataatatatataatatataatatataataatatattatataataatatataatatataatatataataatatattatataatatttataatatataataatatatataataatatttataatatataattatatataataatatttataatatataataatatatataatatataataatatattatatataataatatatataatatataataatatattatatataataatatataattatatattatatataatatataataatatatattgtatataatatataatatataataatatatagtatataatatatatattatatattatatattatatataataatatgtataatatatataataatatatatataattaaatgaagaaaaatgtgagccctttaaagattttttaagattaggaaacaaaaccaagtcagaaggagccaaaatAGGACCTAAGGTGGATGCCTAATGGTTTCCCATTAACACTCTTgaaaaattgcccttgtttgatgagaggagtGAGCAAGAGCACTGTGATGGAGAAGGGCCCTCTCTGTTGAAGCTTTCCCCtaggcatttttctgctaaaggtTTGGCTAACTTTCTCAGAACACTCTCacaataagcagatgttatcattctttggccctccagaaagtcagacaaaaaaaaaaaaagccttgtagGCCtcatgtggtggctcatgcctgtaatcccagcactttgggaggccaacgcgggcggatcacctgaggtcaggagttcgagaccagcctgggaaacatgaggaaactctgtctctaccgaaaatacaaaatattagctgggtgtggtggcatgtgcctgtggtcccagctactctgaggctgaggtgggaggatcacttgaccgggggaggcggaggttgcagtgagctatcgcgccactgcactgcagcctgggtgacagagcgagaccccatctcaaaacaacaacaataaaaatttaaaaataaatttaaaaatattactcagGAAACGAAGCTTTGAAAtacaaaacagatttttaaggCTACTATGTTAATCCTATCCAggataaagagaaacaaacagaCAAAGGCAATGGGATGGGTCATGTAACAAAGTTGGTTTGGGACTCCACATcctgcctcttccttctcctttcctcctgccCACTCCTATCACCTTAGGAATTAAAATTCCACCCCCAAAGATTAAATTGTGAGCTTCAGAACCCCAGCTAAGGGGAAGCCTTCCTAGTCCTGGCTGCAGTCTGTACAAGGAAAACAATCTTGAGAAGATTGTTCCAATATTCCTTTGTGAGACCCTCCACAAGTGCTAAGTTTCAAATAGCTCTGATCCAAATCTTCCTTAATTTAGGACAAATCTAACTGTGTCTCTATGCCCATCAGGGGGCAGTAGCCACCCACAGTGCAGGGTTCTGTGCCCTTCTGGGAGGACAACAGTGCAGCTGACCCTTTCCACCCTCCCCACGGTTCAGACCTGGTTCCCCGATCTGTCTCTCAGCCCCAtcccctccaatccatttctATCAGGGCGGGCAATGGTTCTTTCCTCAGGGATATTTGCTCATCCATCTACCCAAGACACATGCAGCAATCTTTATTAAATAGCAGGCGCTGTGCTACCCTGCATCACACCAGCAATGTGGCTTCCAGGGGAAATAAACTGCTGGCCTCCTCCTCATCCATCACTGTGCAGGAGCCAGGGAAGGAAGTAAGGGAGGCCTGGGCTGTTCTCAGCCAGCCTCTTCCAGATCCTATCCCTCTAGCTGCACTCCCCCTGGCAAGCTAAACCTTCTTATAATACAGAATAGTTCTTGGCCTTAGCACTTGTCACAACTATAATTAATTACTTGTGCTATTGTGATTATTTATGTCATTAGTTGTTTAACATCTGCCTTCCCCCAACAGGCTTTCAATTTCGTAAATTCATGGCTGGTGTCTACCTCGTTCACCTGTCTATTCCCAGCACCTAGTACATcataggcattcagtaaatattcttTAAgagattgaatgaatgaataaatgaatgaatgtgagtTTGTCTTTCAGTCCCCACAATACCAAGACTTGGAACTGAAGGGTGTAGGCATTAGGATCTACCTGGATTCTTCCTGGGAAACCCACTCTGGGTAAGGGATGAGGCATGAGACAAAAGGAAAGGGTCCTCTAAACAAAATTTTGGCCTCTTTATGAAGTAAAAGGGCTGAGGTTACCCTTgctgaggaaaatcaaagaagTGTTGGAGCTGGCGAACACCAAGCTGTATTCCCTCaactccctcctgcctccccccaACTCCATTTAGAGCTGCCACACAGAAAAGGAGTGTATGtgcacaagtgtgtgtgtgtgtgtgtgtgtgtgtgtgtaagagagagagagagaccaatagGCCAACAGAGAGACTGGCTGGGGTATTCAGGGCTTGGACTGCTCTTTTGGGAAGTGTGTGCATGAACTCAAGGACCCTTGATGGggagagtgagtgagagagagaggagctggCAAGGACCAGTGTGAGGAAGAGATGGCATGGAGGAGCTGAGTGTGAGCAGAGGCAGATGAGAGGCAGATGGAAGAGTGAGTGGGAAAGAAAGGGAGCAGTTTCTCAGAGCAGCAACACTCCTTGCATGATACAAAGCAACTCTGATGCTGGGCCCACTGCAGCCACTACGACACCAGTGAGAAATGCCCGTAATTAGGAGGTTGGcagttctctgggcctcagcccagagtgaggatgcagcaagaattTCTGAGCCAAGCTGAGCCAGGTGATGGAGGAGACGCAATCAAAACCATTCTAGTCCCATTCCTCCACCACACCGGCACCACCTCCCTTCCATTTCTCTTCCCCACTATGATTCTCCCTCTCCTCCAAACACAACTGATTCCCCTCCTGCATCTGAGGTCCCAGGCCCTGGACGCTCCTCTCAGCCAAGACAGATGTTCATCTGCAAGGAGAGTAGTGCTTGAATTCTTACACTCCTGCATTGGACCTGGTCTGGGCGAGGGCTCTACCCTCTCCTGGCTTCCCTGCCTGCTTCCCTCTTGGCTCCCAAGCCTCCCTTCCAGTCCCCAGGAGCTGATGGtcaaagttgaaagaaaaaatcacGAGGTTCCTGTGTTTCCACTTTGAGCCTAGTGTGTATGTTCCTGCAGGTCTCCCTGTGATATGCAGGACAGCTGCCAAAACACTgtcagatttttgttttcaaaccTAATCCACAACCCTGTTTTTGTGCTACACGGAACCACTGCATTTTAGCCAAATGacaaacacacaccacagagCGCAGAGCCAAATGCTCCAGGTAAGGGAGGGATTACAGACTGCCTGGTGGTTGGATGTGTTTGTGGGTCTCTCACTGTGAATTTTGCTACAGGAGCTGGCTGGGCTGGACAGGCTTTCTCCAGGGAGGATCTACACCTATTAGAGATGAGAGTTCTTCAGAAGGGGGAGGGGGTTGAAGAGCCCCTGTTGGTGGGTGAAAAGGTAGAAAGGTAGTTTCCTCTTTGTGGATCCCAAACTGTGGGAACATGGCAGGGAGGTTGCTGGGGATCCCAGCTCAAGGTGACCAGGACCTTTTACATGCGTCTCAATATTTCCATGAAGGACTTGACTCCTAACTAGTCCCCAGCCAATTGTCTACCAGGACCTGAAGCCGACTCCTAAGAATGCAGGCATTTCCACCAATGACAGTAGAGTTTCTGCCTCACCTCCCAGGGCGATGTCCCATCTGTGTGAAAAGCCACTTCCCAACGATTCAGAAGAGTCTTCGAGGGGCTGCTCCCAGTAACCCCACTCATCTCATCCCAGAAACAGGACAAGACTCGTTGGTCTTGTATGAAGGTCCCTGGGGTCTGGAATGGACCCACCCCACCCAAGAGCTGCTTCTCTTCCACTAGTGATGGAATCACTGGTGCTGTTGCTCAATCGAGTTTTCCCAAAAAAGTCAGACCTTGCtcctctgaaaatattttattgataaattaACTTTAAGAGCATTCCCCTCCCACCCAACTGCTATAAAGTCTCCTAGATGGGTCATGGACCCCTGTGGGTGTCACATGGAGGACAGGGAGTCCCACTCACACAGGGGTAGGATTCCTAGGCATGACAAAGGTGGGTAGGGGGCCTGAGGCAGGTCCCAGGGTCCTCTGAGGACAGCCCCTCTCACTCAGCACCAGAGTGGGGAGTGGTGGTCAGGAGTGGAGCACCTTGGAGCTTTATTGCTGGTGAATGCCAAGGAAAATGGGACCCCTGCCAGCCTAGATTTGCAGCTGAGGGCATCAGCACCCAGGGCTCCAGAGAAGGTGGCACTGATTCCAAATCAATAGAGCCTGGCTGCTGACCCACCCACCCAGGGACCCCTGGATGGGGAAGGAAGCTGGAGAGGTATCTGAGCTAGGCAGGATTGGGAAAGGGTTACAGTGTGCAGGTCTCGGGCAGGGCAGGCGCCAGAAAGGGGCATATCGCAGGGTAGCAAGGTGGCCACCTCTTCACAGGTCTATGGTGTCGCTGCCCACGCTCAGCTCGTCGATCTGTCGGCAGGCGTCCAGAAACTGCTCCTGCAGCAAGGCCTCCTCGGCCTGCAGCTCAGAAGCAGGCTCTGGGGAGTCGCGAGAGGGTGGGGACAGGGCCTGGTAGGATCCTGAGGccgggaggctggggctgctTCCTGAGGGCCGCGGGGGACTGAGGACGCAGACCAGAGGGCAGCGCGGGGGCCTGTCGGGGCTGGAACACAGCAGCATGGACGAGCTGTCCCGCGAGAGTCCGCGGAACGAGCCAGATGAGACGCTGCTGCCTGTGGGCCAAGCCCCGGGGGAGGGGAGCTCCGGGGGCGCAGGGGGGCCAGGGGCCTCCCCTGATCTCTCACTGGGCCTGCCCCCGGTCTCCAGCGAGGCGGTGCGGTAGAGGCCGAGCCCAGGCAGAGCGTCCTCAAAGGCAGGGCCCTGGAAGAGGCCAGGCGCGAGCAAGGCCTCGCTGCAGAGGGCCTCCTCGATGCTGCGTCGCAGGTTGATTGGGGAGGGCGGGCGGAAGTCCACGGTGTAATCGCTGCAGGGAGAGGAAGCCGGGGACCGGGCCGGGTTGGCAGCCGCGCCTTCGAAGCCCCGGCAACCTCCGCCCTGGAGTAGGAGGTCTGGGCCTGGCCCTGCTAGCGCGCACAGCTGCAGCAGCTCCGCGTCGCTGCGAGCGATGGCGCTCCCCAGGGGCTCCTTGTCCGGGGGCCCAGTGACCCAGCCTCCCGGCAGCAGCGGAGCCGCGTGGCCCGGGGACAAGCGGAAGAGCTTGGCCCAGCAGCGCGGCGGCGCGCGAGGACTGCAGAGAGCGGGGTAGAGGCCCAGCAGCGCCAACGGGAGCGCGACGCCCACCTCGCCCAGGCGCAGGCCTAGCTGGAAGGCCCACCAGGGCCAGGGCCCTTCCAGGCCGGGTTGGCCGCCGTAGCCCAGGGCGTGCAGCACCTCATAGCCCTGTAGGGCTCCGCTCAGCAGCCCGAAGGTGCCCGCCACCGGGGCCGTGCGCGCCGCGCGCCGCCAGGAGTCCCGCGGGGCGAAGGGGCTGCGCACCTGCGGCAGGGGTGTGGCGCCCTTGAAGCCCGACCCCCCCAGGGGCGCCCcggcccgccgccgccgcccgccccaGCAGGAGAGCGCCAGCAGCAGCCCCGAAAGGAAAGCGGCGAGGAAAGCGTGCATCCCGCGCGAGGCGAGCCGCAGGGGCCGCAGCGGGCGATGCGCGGCGCTCCCGAGGGCCGCGGCGGccgccagccccagccccaggagcAGCAGCGCAGCCAGGCCGGCGGGGCACCGTGGCGGGCGCGGCCGGGCCAGCAGCAGGCAGGCCAGCCCCAGGCCGGCAGCTAGGCAGGGCAGCGGAAGGTCCTGCAGCAGCAGCCAGGCGAGCGCGGGCAGTCGATCCCTGTGCCCATAGGCGTCGTAGAAGAGCGGGAAGGCCCGCGTGGTCCCGGCCGACAGCAGCAGCAGGTCCAGCAGCGCCAGGCAGGGGGCGCCGGGCGGGCAGCGCCAGGGCAAGAGGGCCAGAGCCAGCAGCGCCAGCAGGGCAACCAGGCCGAAGAGCGCGCCTACCCCGTACACGTGGGCCTCCCAGGCCAGCCCCCAGCgagccctggcctctgcccagtCAGCCTCCAGGGTCAGGAAAAAGAGGGGCCTCGGCGCCTCGGGAGGCTGCCCCTCgcgttcaggcaattctcccacgcTGCAGGACCCTGGCCCACACTCTGGCTGCCCCGAAGGGTTCCCGAGGCTGGCGGGAGGAGAGAGGTCATCTGGGCCAGAAGTGGGGACTGTGGGGTCTGTGGGCAAAGAACGTTTGGCTGAGGCAATGAATGATGCAGGCCTCCCCCTACCCACCCCACAAGCAGTAGCCTGAATGCCAGTCAGAGTCCCCTGACGTATGCGGGACACACTTGTCTTACATATGAGACTCACCCCCACCTCTTGGCCTCTCACCTTTCCCTCCCCAGCTCCCCTATTCAGTGTCCTCGCTGGAGTTTCAGCTGTcatccttcccctcttccttctcctacTTTTCCCCCTCTGCCTGGGCCCCCCAGCTCCCTGCTGGGCTCCTTTGTGATTCTACTAAAGAGTTTTTCTTTGAAGTCACAGAACTTTACAACTGGAAGGAGGCTTAGACACCCCCTCCAGTTCAATCCCCCCGCCAGAAGGGAAGCTTTATGAGAACAGGGATTTTTGATTCTTTGCTCACATCTGGATCTCCATACTTAAATTAGTTTCTGTCACAGTTAGAATTTAGCAGATATTCATTGACTAAATGAATCCCTGTACTTGCCAGATGCAGATACTGAAGCTCTTCTGAGAGGCaaagtgacctgcccaaggtcacaaatgGGCAGATCTGCACCTAGAACCCAGGTCTGAACATCAGTCTGAGCCCCTTTCTGTGATTCCAAAGCCTCTTTCTAACATTAGTGTGCTTATCTGTTGTTCTGCACCCCTGACTCCCAACCCCCAACTTAGTGCTAGGAGGAGCTTTCCCTGCCCTTTTTCAACTACTCCCCCACCTTGTctccatctcaaggaaaagcCCACacgtgtgcatacacacacacacgcacacacac
This DNA window, taken from Pongo pygmaeus isolate AG05252 chromosome 6, NHGRI_mPonPyg2-v2.0_pri, whole genome shotgun sequence, encodes the following:
- the PRRT4 gene encoding proline-rich transmembrane protein 4 isoform X1; protein product: MARHGCLGLGLFCCILFAATVGPQPTSSIPGAPVTTLTPAPQSEASMLSLNLGLNFKFHLRGPAAVWGSPVTETQPLSLGPGQEPGEEVASGLRTDPLWELLVGSSGNSLTEWGSTEGGSKTRASSLLPESTSQRSGPSDGPTAPYQPRRSTVTWDTALMVTALPSSAPRPHQGELELKFDMALRAGAAPTLGHRTLPLLPSLRASLAEIAGRLGPFGFFGTTLSPLRNFSGLSPPGETTSTSSASGVSGSLGFLGTTLSPPPYSLERKLSSPSPLDPAASLSFASIATTSLNPTVPTSGPDDLSPPASLGNPSGQPECGPGSCSVGELPEREGQPPEAPRPLFFLTLEADWAEARARWGLAWEAHVYGVGALFGLVALLALLALALLPWRCPPGAPCLALLDLLLLSAGTTRAFPLFYDAYGHRDRLPALAWLLLQDLPLPCLAAGLGLACLLLARPRPPRCPAGLAALLLLGLGLAAAAALGSAAHRPLRPLRLASRGMHAFLAAFLSGLLLALSCWGGRRRRAGAPLGGSGFKGATPLPQVRSPFAPRDSWRRAARTAPVAGTFGLLSGALQGYEVLHALGYGGQPGLEGPWPWWAFQLGLRLGEVGVALPLALLGLYPALCSPRAPPRCWAKLFRLSPGHAAPLLPGGWVTGPPDKEPLGSAIARSDAELLQLCALAGPGPDLLLQGGGCRGFEGAAANPARSPASSPCSDYTVDFRPPSPINLRRSIEEALCSEALLAPGLFQGPAFEDALPGLGLYRTASLETGGRPSERSGEAPGPPAPPELPSPGAWPTGSSVSSGSFRGLSRDSSSMLLCSSPDRPPRCPLVCVLSPPRPSGSSPSLPASGSYQALSPPSRDSPEPASELQAEEALLQEQFLDACRQIDELSVGSDTIDL